In Zingiber officinale cultivar Zhangliang chromosome 6A, Zo_v1.1, whole genome shotgun sequence, a single genomic region encodes these proteins:
- the LOC121998669 gene encoding calmodulin-binding receptor-like cytoplasmic kinase 3 yields the protein MASFTLWLLVLSQLPWGLASVAVPALLKVCGYDQVQYSESSSDEYYLLINGIRIEDPVLICKALESYSSNGCFASDPNMEHWGKIGEKYCNEDFTPLLHVEVNLIRQGGRKLLQFLENVTNYSQGREFNTSEEGQRYIISSEKQDIPLALPGMLLLCCGIFCPCFYAKRKEESHHSVHDRQQGTSESMDLNESFELTSTSEKIPATPRIPPSPSRFSSSPQLSRIGSVHLTLNQIVKATQNFAPLMKLGEGGFGTVYKGVLPDGQIVAIKRAKKEQISSLKDEFTNEAELLTKIEHGNLVRLLGVTTKGNERIIITEFVPNGTLREHLDGIYGRILDFNQRLGIAIDVAHGLTYLHLYAERTIIHRDVKSSNILLTESYRAKVSDFGFAKSGPTDADQTHISTKVKGTAGYLDPEYLRTYQLTPKSDVFSFGILLIEIISGRRPVDLKRNADERITVRWAFRKHNEGNVQEILDPMLDEKVDEEVIRKMLDLAFECAAPTRSDRPAMKEVGESLWEIRKVYAKSLKGT from the exons ATGGCTTCGTTTACTCTGTGGTTGTTGGTGCTATCACAATTACCGTGGGGTTTGGCTTCGGTTGCAGTTCCAGCTCTTCTGAAAGTATGTGGTTACGATCAGGTCCAGTACTCGGAATCATCATCCGACGAGTACTACCTCTTAATTAATGGAATACGGATAGAGGATCCAGTTCTGATCTGCAAGGCACTTGAGTCCTACTCCAGTAATGGCTGTTTTGCTTCTGATCCCAACATGGAACATTGGGGAAAGATTGGAGAGAAGTACTGCAATGAAGACTTCACACCATTACTTCATGTCGAGG TTAACTTGATAAGGCAAGGTGGAAGAAAACTGTTACAGTTTTTGGAAAATGTCACTAACTATAGTCAGGGGAGAGAATTTAATACATCCGAAGAAGGGCAACGGTATATAATTTCTTCAGAAAAACAAGATATCCCTCTTGCTCTTCCAGGAATGCTCCTACTGTGTTGTGGTATCTTCTGCCCTTGCTTCTATGCTAAACGAAAAGAAGAAAGCCATCACAGTGTACATGACCGGCAGCAGGGAACGAGCGAGTCAA TGGATTTAAATGAATCTTTTGAATTAACTTCCACATCTGAAAAGATTCCAGCTACTCCAAGAATTCCTCCCAGTCCATCTCGATTTTCATCATCGCCTCAATTGAGTAGAATTGGATCAGTACATCTCACCCTTAATCAGATAGTCAAAGCTACTCAAAATTTTGCACCTCTAATGAAATTAGGTGAAGGTGGATTTGGAACTGTGTACAAAGGTGTTTTACCAGATGGTCAAATCGTTGCGATCAAACGAGCAAAGAAG GAGCAAATTTCATCTTTGAAAGACGAATTTACCAATGAAGCCGAATTGCTCACAAAGATTGAACATGGAAATTTGGTGAGGTTGCTTGGTGTAACTACCAAAGGAAATGAACGAATTATAATTACTGAGTTCGTTCCAAATGGTACTCTGAGGGAGCATTTAGATG GTATCTATGGAAGGATATTGGACTTCAATCAGCGTTTAGGAATTGCTATCGATGTTGCTCATGGATTGACTTACCTCCATCTATATGCAG AAAGAACAATAATCCACCGGGATGTGAAGTCATCGAACATCCTGCTGACAGAAAGCTATAGGGCCAAGGTGTCAGACTTCGGGTTTGCAAAGTCTGGTCCGACAGATGCAGATCAGACTCACATCTCAACCAAAGTGAAGGGAACTGCTGGGTATCTTGATCCCGAATACCTTAGGACATATCAACTCACTCCAAAGAGTGATGTGTTCTCATTTGGAATTTTGCTCATTGAAATTATTTCCGGACGGCGTCCTGTAGACCTGAAAAGAAATGCCGATGAAAGAATCACAGTAAGATGG GCCTTCAGAAAACATAACGAAGGAAATGTCCAGGAGATACTAGACCCCATGCTGGATGAAAAAGTCGACGAAGAAGTTATCAGAAAGATGCTCGATCTGGCATTTGAGTGTGCTGCGCCTACACGATCTGACCGACCTGCTATGAAGGAAGTTGGAGAAAGTCTGTGGGAAATTAGAAAAGTATATGCAAAAAGCCTAAAGGGAACATAA
- the LOC121998667 gene encoding protein SMG7-like → MMTVPMDSSLSSWEFAQRLYDKNVELENGLRLSAKSKVPSDPNAWLQMRENYEAIILEDRDFSEKKDIEFVLWQLHYRRIEEFRQHINAAVSAGTGSNLPAGRKVLVHPDKIKKIHYVFRSFLTEATGFYHDLILKIRAKYGLPLSYFNEGIETEIVSMKDEKNLSEMQKGLVSCHRCLIYLGDLARYKGLYGEGDSVSRDFAAASSYYLQAVSLYPSSGNPHHQLAILASYSADELLSVYRYFRSLAVEIPFSTARDNLIIAFEKNRQSFSQLPGNMKVASGRKMRMRSTGRGRGRGDLKLMQKDTKIETSHIKDQKLTKSELFKAFSIRFVRLHGILFTRTSLETFGEVFGSVINDLIVLLSSGPQEELNFGLTGAENSLTMLRLISIMIFTVHNVKRESENQSYAEILQRRVLLQNAFTSAFEFAGYILKRCVELQDSASSYLLPGILLFIEWLACHQDIAASSDMEEKEEGARLFFWNHCISFMNKLIETGLASIDGDDDEACFFNMSRYDGEETGNRLALWEDFELRGFLPLVPAQLILDFSRKHPLMNDGGMKDSVSRVQRILAAGRSLSNIVYIEQKKLYIDPNRKKFILSSEPPVFDGNMDPTFQGLLDSGVKKQGSEIKDVADLWVAQRTSSLGVAEIKDHIYMGGEDDEEEIVFKPPTSEKYADAKLTAFNLINPVQEYFLSDQAMPARHLSPNFGQINVPALPNNEWFSKQEACLSNGIKNMNITENGHLNKQVLQESSSMVQPQPFSHVLSTSVNLDADNTFSNQITAADVVLPSAFDTILPSGAISDGLAMKPSGFPSLKKSPVSRPVRYAGPPPGFSHISSRQQNGGIPNSCTNDQLHEIDDYSWLDTSRSSTKSMGVDNSFDKITHRVPYINTSNTTPFATVSTFPFPGKQVSNVQSEIVNGRRWHDFQLFEQLKPFNVQQNQHSNPQQTLLPEQYKAQSLWSNQYFV, encoded by the exons ATGATGACTGTTCCGATGGATAGTTCTCTTTCATCATGGGAGTTTGCACAGCGGCTTTATGATAAG AATGTTGAATTGGAGAATGGACTACGGCTATCTGCAAAGTCAAAAGTACCTTCAGACCCAAATGCTTGGCTTCAAATGCGAGAAAACTATGAGGCCATAATTCTTGAAGATCGGGATTTTTCTGAGAAGAAAGACATAGAGTTTGTCCTATGGCAACTGCATTACAGAAGAATCGAGGAATTTAGGCAGCATATTAATGCTGCAGTCTCGGCTGGTACAGGATCAAATCTACCAGCAGGTAGGAAGGTCCTTGTTCACCCTGATAAAATTAAGAAAATCCACTATGTTTTCAGAAGCTTCCtgacagaagctactggattttACCATGATCTCATATTGAAGATTAGAGCAAAGTATGGGCTGCCATTGAGCTACTTTAATGAGGGAATTGAAACTGAAATTGTTTCGATGAAAGATGAAAAGAATTTGTCTGAGATGCAGAAAGGGCTTGTGTCTTGTCACCGGTGTCTGATATATTTGGGAGACCTTGCGCGTTATAAAGGACTATATGGAGAAGGGGACTCTGTTAGTCGTGATTTTGCAGCTGCTTCAAGTTACTATTTGCAGGCAGTTTCTCTCTACCCTTCAAGTGGCAACCCACATCATCAG CTGGCAATACTTGCTTCCTATTCAGCTGATGAACTGTTGTCAGTATACCGCTACTTCAGAAGTTTGGCAGTTGAAATTCCCTTTTCGACTGCAAGAGATAACTTGATAATTGCTTTTGAGAAG AATCGtcaaagtttctctcagctaccTGGCAACATGAAGGTTGCTTCAGGCCGAAAAATGCGTATGCGCTCAACTGGTCGAGGTAGAGGAAGAGGGGATCTAAAGCTCATgcaaaaagatactaaaattgaaACTTCACACATCAAAGATCAAAAACTCAcaaaatctgaattatttaaaGCCTTCTCAATTCGTTTTGTTCGTCTTCACGGAATCCTTTTTACAAGGACAAG CTTGGAGACTTTTGGTGAAGTATTTGGCTCAGTAATTAATGATCTGATTGTGCTCCTTTCCTCTGGTCCCCAAGAGGAACTTAATTTTGGATTGACTGGTGCTGAAAACTCATTAACCATGCTGAGGCTTATTTCCATTATGATATTCACTGTTCACAATGTGAAAAGGGAGTCAGAGAACCAATCATATGCAGAGATCCTTCAACGTAGAGTGTTATTGCAGAACGCCTTTACATCAGCCTTCGAATTTGCTGGGTATATTCTCAAGAGATGTGTTGAGCTGCAAGATTCTGCATCAAGCTATCTTTTGCCTGGTATTCTGCTTTTCATTGAATGGCTGGCATGTCATCAAGACATAGCAGCCAGTTCTGATATGGAGGAAAAAGAAGAGGGTGCAAGACTGTTCTTCTGGAATCACTGCATTTCTTTTATGAACAAACTTATTGAGACAGGACTTGCATCTATTGACGGTGATGATGATGAAGCTTGCTTTTTTAACATGAGTAGGTATGATGGAGAAGAAACTGGGAATAGACTTGCACTTTGGGAGGATTTTGAGTTGAGAGGATTCTTACCGTTAGTGCCAGCACAACTCATTTTAGATTTTTCAAGGAAGCATCCTCTCATGAATGATGGTGGCATGAAAGACAGTGTATCCCGTGTTCAAAGGATTCTGGCAGCCGGACGGTCTCTTTCAAATATTGTTTATATTGAAcagaaaaaattatatatcgaTCCAAACCGGAAAAAATTTATTCTGAGCAGTGAGCCTCCAGTATTTGATGGTAATATGGACCCTACCTTTCAAGGTCTGCTGGATTCAGGTGTTAAGAAGCAGGGAAGTGAAATCAAAGATGTGGCTGATCTTTGGGTTGCACAAAGGACGTCTAGTCTTGGAGTGGCAGAAATCAAGGACCACATCTATATGGGaggagaagatgatgaagaagaaattGTGTTCAAGCCTCCTACCTCTGAGAAGTATGCAGATGCTAAGTTAACTGCTTTTAATTTGATCAACCCTGTACAAGAATATTTTCTTTCTGATCAGGCAATGCCAGCTCGGCATCTTTCTCCAAATTTTGGTCAAATTAATGTGCCTGCACTACCGAATAACGAATGGTTCTCAAAGCAGGAAGCATGCTTATCAAATGGTATTAAGAATATGAATATAACAGAAAATGGGCATTTGAATAAGCAGGTATTGCAAGAAAGCTCAAGTATGGTGCAGCCTCAACCATTCTCACATGTATTGTCAACTTCTGTTAATCTGGATGCCGATAACACATTCTCCAATCAAATTACAGCTGCAGATGTAGTGTTGCCATCTGCATTTGACACTATATTGCCATCAGGAGCCATTTCTGATGGTTTGGCTATGAAGCCCTCTGGCTTTCCATCTTTGAAGAAAAGTCCTGTAAGTCGTCCGGTTAGGTATGCTGGGCCACCTCCTGGATTTAGCCATATCAGTTCTAGACAGCAGAATGGAGGTATTCCAAATTCTTGCACCAATGATCAGCTACATGAGATTGATGATTATAGCTGGTTAGATACTAGTAGATCATCTACCAAAAGCATGGGCGTGGATAATTCTTTTGATAAAATAACACACAGGGTTCCATACATTAACACGAGCAATACTACTCCATTTGCAActgtttccaccttcccattccCTGGAAAGCAAGTTTCTAACGTGCAATCTGAAATTGTCAATGGACGAAGATGGCATGATTTCCAGCTCTTCGAACAACTGAAACCTTTCAATGTGCAGCAAAATCAGCACTCAAATCCACAGCAGACTCTGCTGCCTGAACAATATAAAGCACAATCACTTTGGTCTAATCAGTACTTTGTGTGA